The following coding sequences are from one Mycobacterium bourgelatii window:
- a CDS encoding MlaE family ABC transporter permease, with the protein MVMVVDQAAKPVRAMGDFFAMSLDTFACMFKRPFAWREYLLQCWFVARVSTLPGILMTIPWAVISGFLFNVLLTDIGAADFSGTGCAIFTVDQSAPIVTVLVVAGAGATAMCADLGARTIREELDALRVMGINPIQALAVPRVLAATTVSLALSSIVTATGLIGAFFCSVFLMHVSAGAWVTGLTTLTHTIDVFISMIKATLFGLMAGLIACYKGMSVGGGPAGVGRAVNETVVFAFIVLFVINIIVTAVGMPFMVQ; encoded by the coding sequence ATGGTGATGGTGGTCGATCAAGCCGCCAAGCCCGTCCGCGCGATGGGCGACTTCTTCGCAATGTCGTTGGACACCTTCGCGTGCATGTTCAAGCGGCCCTTCGCGTGGCGCGAATACCTGCTTCAGTGCTGGTTTGTGGCTCGGGTGTCGACGTTGCCCGGCATATTGATGACGATCCCGTGGGCGGTGATTTCGGGCTTCTTGTTCAATGTCCTGCTCACCGATATCGGCGCCGCGGATTTCTCCGGCACGGGCTGCGCGATCTTCACCGTGGACCAAAGCGCCCCCATCGTGACGGTGCTGGTGGTCGCCGGGGCAGGCGCCACCGCCATGTGTGCCGACCTGGGCGCGCGGACCATCCGGGAAGAGCTCGACGCGTTACGGGTCATGGGTATCAACCCAATTCAGGCGCTGGCGGTCCCCCGGGTGCTGGCGGCGACGACGGTGTCATTGGCCTTGAGTTCGATCGTCACGGCGACCGGACTGATCGGCGCGTTCTTCTGCTCCGTCTTTCTCATGCATGTCTCGGCGGGTGCGTGGGTGACCGGTCTCACCACGCTCACGCACACCATCGACGTCTTCATCTCGATGATCAAGGCAACACTGTTCGGGCTGATGGCCGGGCTGATCGCCTGCTACAAGGGCATGTCGGTGGGCGGTGGTCCGGCCGGCGTCGGCAGAGCGGTCAACGAGACCGTGGTGTTCGCCTTCATCGTGTTGTTCGTAATCAACATCATCGTAACCGCCGTCGGCATGCCATTCATGGTGCAGTGA
- a CDS encoding ABC transporter permease encodes MTITKSITGEWNRLGSQMRFYVTTLTGIPDAVMNYRTELLRVIAQMGLGTGVLAVIGGTVVIVGFLAMTTGAIVAVQGYNQFASVGVEALTGFASAFFNTREIQPGTVMVALAATVGAGATAQLGAMRINEEIDALEVIGIRSVSYLASTRVLAGIIVAVPLFCVGLMTAYLAARIGTTAIYGQGSGVYDHYFNTFLRPSDVLWSSLEVVIVALMIMLVCTYYGYTAHGGPAGVGEAVGRAVRASMVVASIAIVIMTLAIYGQSPNFHLAS; translated from the coding sequence ATGACGATCACGAAATCGATTACCGGCGAATGGAACCGGCTCGGCTCCCAGATGCGCTTCTACGTCACCACCCTGACCGGCATCCCGGACGCAGTCATGAATTACCGCACCGAGCTGCTGCGGGTTATCGCGCAAATGGGTTTGGGCACCGGGGTTCTGGCGGTCATCGGCGGAACGGTCGTCATCGTCGGTTTCTTGGCCATGACCACCGGTGCAATAGTTGCGGTGCAGGGCTACAACCAGTTCGCGTCGGTGGGCGTGGAGGCTCTCACCGGCTTCGCCTCCGCATTTTTCAATACCCGCGAAATTCAGCCGGGCACGGTGATGGTCGCGCTGGCGGCCACCGTCGGCGCGGGCGCCACCGCCCAGCTGGGCGCGATGCGGATCAACGAAGAGATCGACGCCCTCGAGGTGATCGGCATTCGCAGCGTCAGTTATCTGGCGAGCACCCGAGTGCTGGCCGGAATCATCGTTGCCGTTCCACTGTTCTGCGTCGGACTCATGACGGCGTATCTGGCAGCACGCATCGGAACCACCGCCATCTATGGCCAGGGATCCGGCGTGTATGACCACTACTTCAACACCTTCCTACGGCCGTCGGATGTGCTCTGGTCTTCACTGGAAGTCGTCATCGTCGCGCTCATGATCATGCTGGTGTGTACCTACTACGGGTACACCGCGCACGGTGGGCCGGCCGGTGTCGGCGAGGCTGTCGGCCGCGCGGTGCGGGCCTCGATGGTCGTCGCATCGATCGCGATCGTCATCATGACGCTGGCGATCTACGGCCAGTCCCCGAACTTCCACCTGGCGAGCTGA
- a CDS encoding MCE family protein — protein sequence MRRGPGRHRLHDAWWTLILLGVIGAVVLVTAVSFNGTLRSYVPVTLTADRSGLVMDTGAKVMMRGVQVGRVSQIGNDKNTARLQLEIDPDQIPYIPANVEARISATTAFGAKFVDLVMPHDPSAARLSAGTVLHSKNVSTEINTVFENVVDLLGKIDPLKLNAVLTALADAVRGQGERIGEATTDLNQVLQALNARTETMRHNWQSLQTFGDTYDAAAEDILTILNAASTTSTTVVNHATELDSLLLNVIGLANSGTTLLGQSRDNLVATVNILEPTTNLLHKYAPEYTCFLQGAKWYLDNGGYSAWGGADGRTLQLDVALLLGNDPYVFPDNLPIVAAKGGPGGKPSCGSLPDASRNFPVRQLVTNTGWGTGLDIRPNPGLGHPCWADYFPVTRAIPKPPSIRQCIPGPAVGPNPGGPPYGAPLYGPGGIPLWPGVTPAEPDAQIGEHP from the coding sequence ATGAGACGCGGGCCGGGACGACACCGTCTGCACGACGCATGGTGGACGCTGATCCTGCTCGGCGTGATCGGCGCGGTTGTGCTGGTAACGGCGGTCTCGTTCAACGGCACCCTGCGGTCCTATGTGCCGGTGACGCTGACCGCGGACCGCTCCGGTCTGGTGATGGACACCGGCGCCAAGGTGATGATGCGCGGGGTGCAGGTCGGCCGGGTCAGCCAAATCGGCAACGACAAGAACACGGCCCGTTTGCAATTGGAGATCGACCCCGATCAGATCCCCTACATTCCGGCCAACGTCGAGGCACGGATCAGCGCCACCACCGCCTTCGGCGCCAAGTTCGTCGACCTGGTGATGCCGCACGATCCAAGCGCCGCAAGGCTTTCGGCCGGTACCGTCCTGCATTCCAAGAACGTCAGCACCGAGATCAACACCGTCTTCGAAAACGTCGTCGACCTGCTGGGCAAGATCGACCCACTCAAGCTCAACGCGGTGCTGACCGCCTTGGCCGACGCCGTCCGCGGGCAGGGCGAACGAATCGGCGAGGCGACCACCGACCTCAATCAGGTGCTGCAGGCCCTCAACGCCCGCACCGAGACGATGCGGCACAACTGGCAATCGTTGCAAACGTTCGGCGATACGTATGACGCTGCCGCCGAGGACATCCTGACGATTCTCAACGCCGCCAGCACGACCAGCACCACCGTCGTGAACCATGCGACAGAGCTGGATTCCCTGCTGCTCAACGTGATCGGCCTGGCCAACTCCGGAACCACCCTGCTCGGGCAAAGCCGAGACAATCTCGTCGCAACCGTCAACATCCTTGAGCCGACGACAAACCTGCTGCACAAGTACGCTCCTGAGTACACCTGCTTTCTGCAGGGCGCGAAGTGGTATCTCGACAACGGCGGCTATTCGGCGTGGGGTGGTGCCGACGGCCGGACCCTTCAACTCGATGTCGCGTTGTTGTTGGGCAACGACCCCTACGTCTTTCCCGACAACCTGCCGATCGTGGCGGCCAAGGGTGGTCCCGGCGGAAAGCCGAGTTGCGGCTCACTTCCCGACGCCAGCAGAAACTTTCCGGTGCGCCAGCTCGTCACCAACACCGGCTGGGGGACCGGACTCGACATCCGACCCAACCCCGGGCTGGGTCATCCGTGCTGGGCTGACTACTTCCCGGTGACCCGGGCCATACCCAAGCCGCCCAGCATCCGTCAGTGCATCCCCGGGCCGGCGGTCGGCCCCAATCCCGGAGGCCCGCCGTACGGAGCGCCGCTCTACGGCCCGGGCGGGATACCACTGTGGCCCGGGGTAACCCCCGCGGAACCCGACGCGCAAATAGGAGAGCACCCATGA
- a CDS encoding virulence factor Mce family protein, whose product MRENLRGVVLRLGIFLTVCVLTAFMLVAVFGEVRFGEGNTYYAEFTNVSNLREGKLVRIAGVEVGKVKKITINRDATVRVEFTADDSVVLTQGTQAVIRYDNLFGDRYLALEEGAGGLTRLNPGQTIPLARTKPALDLDALIGGFKPLFRALDPVQVNALSEQLLQAFQGQGPTIASFLQQAAAVTHTLADRDQLIGQVVDNLNVVLGSLGSQSDRLDKAVTNLAQLVHGLAERKADISNAVAYTNAAAGSMADLMSQARAPLSTVVRETDRVAEIAAADHEYLDNLLNTLPEKYQALYRQGMYGDFFAFYLCDVVLKVNGKGGQPVYIKVAGQATGRCAPK is encoded by the coding sequence ATGAGGGAGAACCTGCGGGGCGTGGTCTTGCGCCTCGGCATCTTCCTGACGGTATGCGTGCTAACCGCTTTCATGTTGGTCGCCGTGTTCGGGGAGGTCCGGTTCGGCGAAGGCAACACCTACTACGCCGAATTCACCAACGTGTCCAATCTCAGGGAGGGCAAGCTGGTTCGCATCGCCGGCGTCGAGGTGGGCAAGGTCAAGAAGATCACGATCAACCGGGACGCGACGGTCCGGGTGGAGTTCACCGCCGACGACTCGGTTGTTCTCACGCAGGGCACCCAGGCGGTGATCCGGTACGACAACCTGTTCGGCGACCGCTATCTGGCGCTGGAGGAAGGCGCGGGCGGCCTCACCCGCCTGAACCCCGGCCAGACGATTCCGTTGGCGCGCACCAAGCCGGCGTTGGACCTGGACGCGTTGATCGGCGGCTTCAAACCGCTGTTCCGTGCGCTGGACCCAGTTCAGGTCAATGCGCTGAGCGAGCAACTGCTGCAGGCGTTTCAGGGCCAGGGACCGACGATCGCGTCGTTCTTGCAACAGGCCGCCGCCGTGACCCACACCTTGGCCGATCGGGATCAGCTGATCGGACAGGTGGTCGACAACCTCAACGTCGTGCTGGGTTCGCTTGGCAGCCAAAGCGATCGGCTGGACAAGGCGGTGACCAACCTGGCGCAACTTGTGCACGGACTCGCCGAGCGCAAGGCCGACATCTCCAACGCGGTGGCCTACACGAACGCGGCCGCGGGCTCCATGGCCGACCTGATGTCGCAGGCCCGGGCACCGTTGTCGACGGTGGTTCGCGAGACCGATCGGGTGGCGGAGATCGCGGCGGCCGATCACGAGTACCTGGACAACCTCCTCAACACGCTGCCCGAGAAGTACCAAGCCCTGTACCGCCAGGGCATGTATGGCGACTTCTTCGCCTTCTATCTGTGCGATGTCGTGCTCAAGGTCAACGGCAAGGGGGGCCAGCCGGTGTACATCAAGGTGGCCGGGCAGGCCACGGGGCGGTGTGCGCCCAAATGA
- a CDS encoding virulence factor Mce family protein yields MKSFAERNRLVVGAVGIVLVGAAVAGALQYQNLPFLHRGKTVSAYFADAGGLRTDNTVEVSGYPVGKVSSIELDGPGVLVRFNVAKDIRLGDRTEVAIKTKGLLGSKFLDVLPRGEGELAGPIPIERTTSPYQLPDALGDLATTISGLNTDRLSESLGTLAQTFADTPANFQNAMKGVARLAQTLDERDSQLRHLLDNAAKATGVLSKRTDEIISLVRDTNALLAQLRTQSAALDQIWHNISAASRQLQGFVAENREQLRPTLDKLNSVLAIVESRKDRIQQAIPLLNGYVMSLGESLSSGPFFKAYVVNLLPGQFVQPFISAAFSDLGLDPATLLPSQLSDPPTGQPGTPPLPIPYPRTGQGGQPRLNLPDAITGNPDDPRYPYRQEPPAPPPGGPPPGPPAQQPAQLPGGPS; encoded by the coding sequence ATGAAATCGTTCGCCGAACGCAACCGACTGGTCGTCGGCGCCGTCGGCATCGTGCTGGTCGGCGCCGCGGTGGCGGGCGCACTGCAATACCAGAACCTGCCCTTCCTGCATCGCGGCAAGACCGTCTCCGCCTACTTCGCCGACGCCGGAGGCCTGCGCACCGACAACACCGTCGAAGTCTCGGGCTATCCGGTCGGAAAGGTGTCCAGCATCGAACTCGACGGACCCGGCGTCCTGGTTAGGTTCAACGTTGCCAAGGACATTCGGTTGGGCGACCGCACCGAGGTGGCGATCAAGACCAAAGGCCTGCTGGGCAGCAAATTTCTCGACGTCCTGCCCAGGGGAGAGGGCGAACTGGCCGGCCCCATACCGATCGAGCGAACCACATCTCCGTATCAACTGCCTGACGCGCTGGGCGATTTGGCCACCACGATCAGCGGATTGAACACCGACCGGCTGTCGGAATCGCTGGGCACCCTGGCGCAGACGTTCGCCGATACACCCGCGAACTTCCAGAATGCGATGAAGGGCGTCGCCCGGCTCGCACAGACCCTCGACGAACGCGACAGCCAACTGCGGCACCTGCTCGACAACGCGGCCAAAGCGACCGGGGTGTTGTCCAAGCGCACCGACGAGATCATCAGCCTGGTGCGCGACACCAACGCGCTGCTGGCGCAATTGCGAACGCAGAGCGCCGCACTGGACCAGATCTGGCACAACATCTCGGCGGCGTCCCGCCAGTTACAGGGCTTCGTCGCCGAGAACCGAGAGCAGCTGCGGCCCACGCTGGACAAGCTCAACAGTGTGCTGGCCATCGTCGAAAGCCGCAAAGACCGTATCCAGCAGGCCATCCCGCTGCTCAACGGGTACGTCATGTCGCTGGGCGAATCGCTGTCCTCCGGTCCCTTCTTCAAGGCATACGTGGTGAACCTGTTGCCGGGTCAGTTCGTGCAGCCGTTCATCAGCGCCGCCTTCTCCGACCTCGGCTTGGATCCGGCCACTTTGCTACCGTCGCAGCTGTCGGACCCGCCGACCGGCCAACCCGGTACCCCGCCGCTTCCGATTCCCTACCCCCGGACCGGGCAGGGCGGTCAGCCGCGATTGAACCTGCCGGATGCCATTACCGGCAATCCGGACGATCCGCGTTATCCGTATCGGCAAGAGCCGCCGGCCCCACCGCCGGGTGGCCCCCCGCCCGGGCCGCCCGCGCAACAGCCCGCGCAGCTGCCCGGAGGTCCGTCGTGA
- a CDS encoding virulence factor Mce family protein produces the protein MSQKLRRLRSVLATTLALVFVAGVIVAMRTAGESDRIVVVAYFERSTGVFAGDDVRIRGVPVGKILKIEPEPLRSKISFSVDHRYKVPADVKAAILSPQLVTGRAIQLTPPYSGGPTMADGAVIPLERTAVPVEWDDLRTQLQRLTELLKPTQPGGVSTLGALVNTAAANLRGQGATIRDTIIKLSQAVSALGDHSDDIFATVKNLSTLVTALHDSADLLEQLNHNLASVSSLLADDPDKVARAAEDLNAVVADVQSFVADNRETIGTATDKLTSITNTLVGSLDDIKQTLHISPTVLQNFNNIYEPANGSLTGALAGNNMANPLAFLCGAIQAASRLGGEEAAKLCVQYMAPIVKNRQYNFPPLGENLFVGAQARPNEITYSEEWMRPDFVPPVQTDPAAGLEGLMLPPGGG, from the coding sequence ATGTCTCAGAAGTTGCGGCGTCTCCGCTCGGTACTGGCGACAACGCTCGCCCTGGTGTTCGTTGCGGGGGTGATTGTCGCCATGCGGACAGCGGGGGAATCGGACCGCATTGTCGTGGTCGCCTACTTCGAAAGGAGCACCGGGGTTTTCGCCGGAGATGACGTTCGCATCCGCGGTGTGCCGGTGGGCAAGATCCTCAAGATCGAACCGGAACCGCTGCGTTCCAAGATTTCCTTCTCGGTCGATCACCGATACAAGGTGCCCGCCGACGTCAAGGCCGCGATCCTGTCCCCGCAACTGGTGACGGGCCGGGCAATCCAGCTGACGCCGCCGTACAGCGGCGGGCCCACCATGGCCGACGGCGCGGTCATCCCGCTGGAGCGCACCGCGGTTCCGGTCGAGTGGGACGATTTGCGGACTCAATTGCAGCGCCTGACCGAATTACTCAAGCCCACCCAGCCTGGTGGCGTCAGCACGCTGGGCGCACTGGTCAACACCGCCGCGGCCAACTTGCGCGGGCAGGGTGCCACCATCCGTGACACCATCATCAAACTGTCGCAGGCGGTTTCGGCGCTTGGTGACCACAGCGACGACATTTTCGCCACCGTGAAAAATCTGTCTACGTTGGTCACAGCGCTGCACGACAGCGCCGACCTGCTCGAGCAGCTGAACCACAACCTGGCCTCGGTGTCATCGTTACTGGCCGACGATCCGGACAAGGTCGCTCGCGCGGCCGAGGACCTCAACGCGGTGGTGGCCGATGTGCAGAGCTTCGTCGCCGACAACCGCGAAACGATCGGCACCGCAACGGACAAGCTCACCTCGATCACCAACACACTGGTCGGAAGCCTGGACGACATCAAACAGACGCTGCACATCAGCCCGACGGTCTTGCAGAACTTCAACAACATCTACGAGCCTGCCAACGGTTCGCTTACCGGTGCGCTGGCGGGCAACAACATGGCCAACCCGCTGGCTTTCCTGTGCGGCGCGATTCAGGCCGCCTCCCGGTTGGGCGGCGAGGAAGCCGCGAAACTATGCGTGCAGTACATGGCGCCGATCGTGAAGAACCGCCAGTACAACTTCCCGCCGCTGGGGGAGAACCTCTTCGTCGGGGCGCAGGCCCGGCCCAACGAGATCACCTACAGCGAAGAGTGGATGCGGCCCGATTTCGTACCACCCGTCCAAACCGACCCCGCAGCCGGACTAGAGGGCCTGATGCTTCCGCCGGGAGGTGGCTGA
- a CDS encoding virulence factor Mce family protein, translating into MRIPWRRAAAGLMLVVVVSATSSCGWRGLNSLPLPGTEGNGPGSYVIQAQMPDVNNIQQNSRVRYADVTVGHVTKIERQGWHALVSMRLNGEVDLPANATAKIGTTSLLGSYHIELGLPPKGEEPQGKLRDGSVIPLSRGSAYPSTEQTLAALSLVLNGGGLGQMQDITEALSTAFRGREQDLRGLIGQLDTFTAYLNDQSEDIIAAADSLNRLVGKFAAQQPVLDQALATIPDALGVLNDERDKLVEAADQLSKFTALTVDSVNKSKTNLVQELTQLGPVLESLANAGPAMTRALSLLLTFPFPNETFQNFQRGDYANLTAIVDLTLSRIDQGLFTGTRWECHLTQLELQWGRTIGQFPSPCTAGYRGTPGNPLTSVYHFDQGP; encoded by the coding sequence ATGCGCATCCCGTGGCGCCGCGCGGCGGCGGGCCTCATGCTCGTCGTGGTGGTATCCGCAACGTCCAGTTGTGGCTGGCGCGGCCTGAATTCACTACCACTGCCGGGCACGGAGGGTAACGGTCCGGGGTCCTACGTGATCCAGGCGCAGATGCCCGATGTCAACAACATTCAACAGAATTCGCGAGTCCGATACGCCGACGTGACGGTGGGCCATGTGACGAAGATCGAACGTCAGGGTTGGCACGCGCTGGTGAGCATGCGACTCAACGGTGAGGTCGACCTGCCCGCGAACGCGACCGCCAAGATCGGCACGACGAGTCTGCTCGGCTCTTACCACATCGAACTGGGTTTGCCTCCTAAAGGCGAAGAGCCGCAGGGGAAGTTGCGTGACGGCTCGGTGATTCCGCTGTCCCGCGGGAGCGCCTACCCGAGTACCGAGCAGACCCTGGCGGCGCTGTCGTTGGTGCTCAATGGCGGGGGACTGGGCCAGATGCAGGACATCACCGAAGCGTTGAGCACCGCGTTTCGTGGTCGGGAGCAGGACCTGCGCGGCCTGATCGGGCAATTGGACACCTTCACCGCATACCTCAACGACCAGTCCGAAGACATCATCGCCGCCGCGGACAGCCTGAACCGTCTGGTCGGCAAGTTCGCCGCGCAACAGCCGGTCCTGGATCAGGCCCTCGCGACCATCCCGGATGCACTCGGGGTGCTTAACGACGAGCGGGACAAGCTGGTCGAAGCGGCGGATCAGCTGAGCAAATTCACTGCGCTGACGGTGGATTCGGTCAACAAGAGCAAGACGAACCTGGTCCAGGAGTTGACCCAACTCGGGCCGGTGCTGGAGTCACTGGCCAATGCCGGGCCCGCCATGACCCGAGCGTTGTCGCTCCTGCTCACGTTCCCCTTCCCGAACGAGACGTTCCAGAACTTCCAGCGCGGCGACTACGCCAACCTGACCGCGATCGTCGATCTCACACTCAGCCGCATCGACCAGGGCCTGTTCACCGGGACTCGGTGGGAATGTCATCTGACCCAGCTCGAGCTGCAGTGGGGTCGCACCATCGGCCAGTTCCCCAGCCCTTGCACCGCAGGCTATCGAGGCACACCCGGCAACCCGTTGACCTCCGTCTACCACTTCGACCAGGGACCCTGA
- a CDS encoding MCE family protein, with product MLHLPRRVMLQLTVFTVIAVGVLAVTFLHFVKLPAMLFGVGRYTVTVELPESGGLYDTSNVTYRGFEVGRVDSVRLTRTGVEAVLSLKSGIDIPSDLKAEVHSQTAIGETYIELLPRNATSPPLKDGDTIRVADTSVPPDINELLSATNTALEAIPHDNLQTVVDEAYTAVGGLGPELSRLVTGTSTLAIDARTNLDPLLALIDRTPAVLDTQNHTSDAIRAWAAQLATVTRELQTHDDALAGVIVNGPPALGETTQLIERLQPTLPILLANLVSVGQVALTYQNDIEQILVVFPMAVAADQAGIVANLNTKQPYRGQYLSFNLNLNLPPPCSTGFLPAQQQRTATFEDAPARPPGDLYCRVPQDSMLNVRGARNIPCETVPGKRAPTVKLCESDENFVPLNDGFNWKGDPNATLTGQDVPHLPPGSPPPIAVTPYDPATGTYVGPDGHRYTQADLAQPAPKDKTWQTMLLPPGS from the coding sequence ATGCTGCACCTACCCCGTCGAGTCATGCTGCAGCTGACCGTCTTTACCGTCATCGCCGTGGGCGTGCTGGCCGTCACCTTCCTGCACTTCGTCAAGCTGCCGGCCATGCTGTTCGGCGTCGGCCGATACACGGTGACGGTGGAGTTGCCGGAAAGCGGTGGGCTCTATGACACCAGCAACGTCACCTACCGCGGCTTCGAAGTGGGTCGGGTGGATTCGGTGCGGCTCACCCGAACCGGCGTCGAGGCGGTCCTTTCGCTCAAGTCGGGTATCGACATCCCCTCGGACCTCAAGGCAGAGGTGCACAGTCAGACCGCGATCGGGGAAACCTACATAGAGTTGTTGCCCCGCAACGCCACATCGCCACCCCTGAAGGACGGCGACACGATCAGGGTGGCCGACACATCCGTTCCGCCGGACATCAACGAGTTGCTCAGCGCGACGAACACGGCGCTAGAAGCGATTCCGCACGACAACCTGCAGACCGTGGTCGACGAGGCCTACACCGCGGTAGGCGGACTCGGCCCGGAGCTGTCGCGACTGGTCACGGGTACCTCGACCCTGGCGATCGACGCGCGGACGAACCTCGACCCACTGCTGGCACTGATCGACCGCACACCGGCGGTACTCGATACGCAGAATCACACCTCGGATGCGATCAGGGCGTGGGCGGCGCAATTGGCCACGGTGACCCGGGAGTTGCAAACCCACGACGATGCCCTCGCCGGCGTCATCGTCAATGGCCCGCCGGCGTTAGGTGAGACGACCCAACTGATCGAACGACTGCAACCCACCTTGCCGATCCTGCTGGCCAACCTTGTCAGCGTCGGACAGGTCGCCCTCACCTATCAGAACGACATCGAGCAGATACTCGTGGTGTTTCCGATGGCCGTCGCGGCCGACCAAGCCGGCATCGTGGCCAACCTGAACACCAAGCAGCCGTATCGGGGTCAGTACCTGAGCTTCAACCTGAATCTCAACTTGCCGCCACCCTGCTCCACCGGATTCCTGCCGGCACAGCAGCAGCGCACGGCCACGTTCGAGGACGCGCCGGCCCGCCCGCCCGGCGATCTGTATTGTCGGGTGCCGCAGGACTCGATGCTGAATGTCCGTGGTGCACGCAATATTCCGTGCGAAACGGTACCGGGCAAGCGGGCACCCACGGTCAAGTTGTGCGAGAGCGATGAAAATTTTGTGCCGCTCAACGACGGCTTCAATTGGAAGGGCGATCCCAACGCCACCCTGACCGGTCAGGATGTCCCGCATTTGCCGCCCGGATCACCGCCGCCCATCGCCGTCACCCCGTACGACCCCGCCACCGGCACCTACGTCGGGCCCGACGGCCACCGGTATACCCAGGCCGACCTGGCCCAACCCGCCCCGAAGGACAAGACATGGCAAACGATGCTGCTGCCCCCGGGCAGCTGA
- a CDS encoding mammalian cell entry protein — protein MANDAAAPGQLTTAPPRRALPFGLAVVIVMAMLLGWLGFRVEQAHQAQAQRSEFLQAARQGALNLTTIDWRHADADVRRVLDGATGDFYNEFAARSTPFIEVLQQAKATTVGAISESGLESQTGDTAQALVAVSVRTSNDGEDDPIPRVWRMRITVERVGDQVKMSHVGFVQ, from the coding sequence ATGGCAAACGATGCTGCTGCCCCCGGGCAGCTGACCACCGCGCCGCCGCGGCGGGCGCTTCCATTCGGTCTCGCCGTCGTGATCGTGATGGCGATGTTGTTGGGTTGGCTGGGCTTTCGGGTTGAGCAGGCCCACCAGGCGCAGGCCCAGCGCAGTGAGTTTCTGCAGGCCGCCCGGCAGGGCGCGCTCAACCTGACCACCATCGACTGGCGACATGCCGACGCCGACGTCCGCCGCGTTCTGGACGGCGCGACGGGCGACTTCTACAACGAATTCGCTGCTCGGTCAACGCCATTCATCGAAGTGCTGCAGCAGGCCAAGGCCACGACTGTCGGCGCGATCTCCGAATCCGGACTCGAGTCGCAGACCGGTGACACAGCCCAAGCCCTGGTGGCCGTATCCGTGCGGACGTCGAATGACGGTGAAGACGACCCGATTCCGCGGGTCTGGCGCATGCGGATCACCGTCGAGAGGGTCGGCGACCAGGTCAAGATGTCCCACGTGGGGTTCGTGCAATGA
- a CDS encoding DUF732 domain-containing protein — protein sequence MIHGAIAAAALLVGVVPMTAMPRADADVVAYLVNVTMRPGYNFANADAALDYGHSLCDSLSRGRTYAQLIDEIKADFNTGDEYQASYLLSQAVNELCPALIWQLRNSAARR from the coding sequence ATGATTCACGGGGCCATTGCGGCGGCTGCGCTGTTGGTCGGTGTGGTGCCGATGACGGCGATGCCACGTGCGGATGCCGACGTGGTGGCCTACCTGGTCAATGTCACCATGCGTCCCGGCTACAACTTTGCCAATGCCGATGCAGCCCTGGATTACGGACATAGCCTCTGCGACAGCCTGTCTCGGGGCCGCACGTATGCCCAGCTGATCGACGAAATCAAGGCCGACTTCAATACCGGCGACGAATATCAGGCCTCCTATCTGCTCAGCCAAGCCGTCAACGAACTATGCCCGGCGCTGATCTGGCAATTGCGTAACTCTGCCGCACGTCGATAG
- a CDS encoding CAP domain-containing protein, protein MHPRPLALTAFLAAGATGATVTLAAPTAQADNKRLNDGVVANVFTIQHQAGCTNDIKINPQLQLAAQWHAVDVLNNRNLDGDVGSDGSTPQARANAAGFRGNVAETVAINPAVAISGIEVLNQWYYNPAYMAIMSNCANNQIGVWSENSVDRTVVVAVYGQSDRPPEPRPGTSGPPPVVALQDNVPIDPSPHYDATDEVEYAVDWFPWILRGVYPPPGIPPQ, encoded by the coding sequence ATGCATCCTCGACCGCTGGCCCTGACTGCGTTCCTCGCCGCGGGTGCCACGGGGGCCACAGTGACGCTCGCCGCGCCCACGGCGCAGGCAGACAACAAGCGACTCAACGACGGCGTCGTCGCCAACGTCTTCACCATTCAGCATCAAGCCGGCTGCACCAACGACATCAAGATCAACCCGCAGCTGCAACTGGCCGCGCAATGGCATGCCGTGGACGTGCTGAACAACCGAAACCTGGACGGGGACGTCGGTTCTGACGGCTCCACGCCGCAAGCCCGCGCCAATGCCGCCGGCTTCCGCGGGAACGTCGCCGAAACCGTGGCGATCAATCCAGCGGTGGCGATCAGCGGGATCGAGGTCCTCAACCAGTGGTATTACAACCCCGCGTACATGGCGATCATGTCCAACTGCGCCAACAACCAAATCGGGGTGTGGTCGGAAAACAGCGTGGACCGCACCGTCGTGGTGGCCGTTTACGGTCAATCCGACCGGCCCCCTGAGCCACGCCCGGGGACGTCCGGGCCACCACCCGTGGTGGCCCTGCAAGACAACGTGCCGATCGATCCCAGCCCCCACTACGACGCCACTGACGAGGTCGAATATGCGGTGGACTGGTTCCCGTGGATCCTGCGCGGCGTGTATCCACCCCCGGGCATCCCGCCCCAGTGA